One window of the Ictidomys tridecemlineatus isolate mIctTri1 chromosome 11, mIctTri1.hap1, whole genome shotgun sequence genome contains the following:
- the LOC101972356 gene encoding upstream-binding factor 1-like protein 1, with protein sequence MASYHSQGCWSDKNILRLLENIENNVQCNDNETFKTTLSNMDWEKIAFKHFSAEMCKGKWLEISRKLRKLRTLKELVLEAKECVKIPKKCKKYEKHPDFPKKPLTAYIRFYKENWAQYSQEHPELNNKELTKILTEKYKQLPEEIKQKYIEDFQKEKREFEANLACFKENHPDLAQVSKTSDVYKRCQTKARKKLQGNVKNVGSLTEIDEFSEKVKFHGEPKKPPMNGYHKFHQDSWSSRELQHLPLRERMVEIGRRWQHVPQSMKEQYKRQAEELQKQYRVDLDLWLMSLSPKEYATYKETSYGKRKNITNAGGPNPKFKRTDQQSSSAESLQEGLEKKQGLKSSGRDSLDTAQMEIN encoded by the coding sequence ATGGCATCATACCACAGCCAAGGCTGCTGGTCAGACAAAAACATTCTGAGGTTACTGGAAAATATAGAGAATAATGTCCAATGCAATGATAATGAAACATTCAAGACAACCCTTTCAAATATGGACTGGGAAAAAATAGCTTTTAAGCATTTCTCTGCAGAAATGTGCAAAGGCAAGTGGTTAGAGATTTCTCGTAAATTGAGGAAGTTACGTACATTGAAAGAATTAGTTCTGGAAGCCAAAGAATGTGTTAAAATTcccaaaaaatgcaaaaaatatgaGAAACATCCAGACTTCCCAAAAAAACCCCTGACTGCTTACATCCGCTTCTACAAGGAGAATTGGGCCCAGTATTCCCAAGAGCACCCTGAGCTGAACAACAAGGAGTTGACCAAGATCCTGACGGAGAAATACAAGCAGCTTCCAGAAGAAATAAAGCAGAAATATATTGAGGATTTTCAGAAGGAGAAACGGGAATTTGAAGCAAACCTGGCTTGTTTCAAAGAAAATCACCCTGATCTAGCTCAGGTCTCCAAAACATCTGATGTGTATAAGAGGTGCCAAACCAAAGCCAGAAAGAAGTTACAAggaaatgtaaaaaatgtgggATCTCTAACAGAAATTGATGAATTTTCTGAGAAGGTGAAATTTCATGGAGAGCCCAAGAAGCCTCCCATGAATGGATATCACAAATTTCATCAAGATTCATGGTCTAGTAGGGAGCTGCAACATTTGCCCCTGAGGGAGCGCATGGTAGAGATTGGGAGGCGCTGGCAGCATGTCCCACAGAGCATGAAGGAACAATATAAAAGACAGGCTGAGGAGTTGCAGAAACAGTACAGGGTGGACCTGGACCTCTGGCTCATGAGTTTGTCACCAAAGGAGTATGCCACCTACAAAGAGACTAGCTATGGGAAGCGTAAAAACATAACCAATGCAGGAGGCCCAAACCCCAAGTTCAAACGAACAGACCAACAGTCCTCATCAGCTGAAAGTCTTCAAGAAGGCCTTGAAAAGAAGCAGGGACTGAAGTCATCAGGGAGGGACTCACTGGACACTGCTCAGATGGAAATCAACTAA